TCACGAACGAGCGAGCAGAATCAAGGCAGATGTCAGTCTGGACTCGACAAGCGCAGGAACCACGTTCCTCATTCGCTGGGGTAGACGATGATCACCCGAGTGTGCATCGTCGATGACCACCAACTGTTTGCCGACGGTCTGGCCACGGCCCTCAACGCCATCCCCGACATGTCCGTGACCGGCGTCTACAGCACCGGCGAGTCGTTCCTCGAAGCACTTGAGGCCGGCATCCTCGTCGATGTCATTCTCCTGGATCTGGAGATGCCGGGTCTGACCGGTCTTGACGTACTGGCCTCGCCTCTGACCCAACCGCCGGCCATTCTCGTGACCATGCACACGGGTGATGCAGAACGACGGCGCGCTGTTGATCTCGGTGCCGCCGGATTCCTCTCGAAATCTACGCCACTTCTCGACCTGGCCGCCGCCATTCGTGCCGTCGCAGACGGACGGCTGGTACATTCAGACACCACTCTGCGTGAGATATGGAAGGAGTACGGAAGTCCAATCCTCGATCCGGGCGCACAGTCACTCACGCCGCGGGAACGTGAACTCCTCGGGTTGCTCGCCAGCGGCGTGAGCAGCACCGATGAGCTGTCAGATCGCCTGTACATATCGCAAAAGACGGTGAAGAACCACCTTGCCAGCATCTACGAGAAACTGGCGGTATCGGATCGTGCCCAGGCGGCGGTCGAGGCCATCCGTCTCGGTCTCCACTCAGAATAGGTCATCCGACCTATGGCGTGCCGCACACTCTCGGTGGTACCGTTACGGAGCCAATCGAACCCGAGAAGGAGAGGCAACATATGCTTGCATTGCAGACTTGGCTCCAGGCCCGGTGGTCTGATGACACCGGCGCTGCCATGGTGGAATACGCTCTGCTGGTCGTGCTGATCGCCATCGTGGCGTTGGTCGCGGTCGGACTCACAGGTACCGCCGTTTCCAGCACATTCAACAACGTCGCTACTCACCTGTAAGGATCAGGGTGCTGCGACTGCTCACCAACGAGGACGGAGCCAACCTCATCGAATACGGTATTCTGGTGGTGTTGATTGCGATCGTCGCTTTGCTGGCAGTCCAGTCAGTCGGTCAAGAAACGTCATCGATGTTTGCCGACATCCACACCGGATTCCCATAGGACGAAGTTGACGACAACCACATTCATGGTGTGATAGGCCCCGGTTCCCGGGGCCTA
This is a stretch of genomic DNA from Acidimicrobiia bacterium. It encodes these proteins:
- a CDS encoding response regulator transcription factor, which translates into the protein MITRVCIVDDHQLFADGLATALNAIPDMSVTGVYSTGESFLEALEAGILVDVILLDLEMPGLTGLDVLASPLTQPPAILVTMHTGDAERRRAVDLGAAGFLSKSTPLLDLAAAIRAVADGRLVHSDTTLREIWKEYGSPILDPGAQSLTPRERELLGLLASGVSSTDELSDRLYISQKTVKNHLASIYEKLAVSDRAQAAVEAIRLGLHSE
- a CDS encoding Flp family type IVb pilin; translated protein: MLALQTWLQARWSDDTGAAMVEYALLVVLIAIVALVAVGLTGTAVSSTFNNVATHL
- a CDS encoding Flp family type IVb pilin, which gives rise to MLRLLTNEDGANLIEYGILVVLIAIVALLAVQSVGQETSSMFADIHTGFP